In Methylomonas sp. MK1, the following are encoded in one genomic region:
- a CDS encoding sulfite exporter TauE/SafE family protein, giving the protein MNLMYTASGFVVGMLVGVTGVGGGSLMTPLLVFLFGFKPAVAVGTDLLYASITKTAGVFVHHGKHGSVDWKIVGWLALGSLPFAGITLYVLKNLMEVGKEVTGAITFTLGVALLLTALALLVRSILLRKAAKTGAIDDEHSNQENSGRFSPRWEKVATVFTGAVLGVLVTLSSVGAGALGTVALLFLYPRMTTLKIVGTDLAHAIPLTAVAGLGHLSLGNFDLDLLISLLLGSVPGIWIGSHLSAKIPEYFLRPVLATLLLVIGVKFVLQ; this is encoded by the coding sequence ATGAATTTAATGTATACGGCATCCGGATTTGTCGTGGGTATGCTGGTCGGTGTTACCGGTGTTGGCGGCGGTTCGTTGATGACGCCGCTTCTGGTGTTTTTGTTTGGCTTTAAACCGGCCGTCGCGGTAGGCACGGATTTACTGTATGCGTCGATTACGAAAACCGCCGGGGTGTTTGTTCATCATGGTAAGCATGGTTCAGTGGACTGGAAAATCGTCGGCTGGTTGGCACTGGGTAGTTTGCCTTTCGCCGGTATCACTTTGTATGTGCTGAAAAATCTGATGGAGGTCGGCAAGGAAGTGACCGGCGCAATTACGTTTACTTTGGGTGTGGCCTTGTTGCTGACGGCTCTGGCTTTGCTGGTTCGCAGTATTCTGTTGCGTAAAGCCGCCAAGACGGGGGCAATCGATGACGAGCATAGCAACCAGGAAAACAGCGGCCGCTTTTCGCCGCGCTGGGAAAAAGTTGCGACGGTGTTTACCGGTGCGGTACTCGGAGTGTTGGTCACTTTATCCTCGGTTGGCGCCGGCGCTTTAGGAACTGTGGCTTTGTTATTTCTATATCCCAGAATGACCACGTTGAAAATTGTCGGTACCGATTTGGCGCATGCGATTCCTTTAACCGCAGTGGCCGGTTTGGGGCATTTGAGTCTGGGGAATTTCGACCTGGATTTGTTGATCAGTTTGTTGCTGGGGTCGGTGCCGGGAATCTGGATCGGCAGTCATCTGAGTGCCAAGATTCCGGAATATTTTCTGCGTCCGGTACTGGCAACCTTGCTGCTGGTGATAGGTGTTAAGTTTGTATTGCAGTAG